Proteins encoded together in one Lathyrus oleraceus cultivar Zhongwan6 chromosome 5, CAAS_Psat_ZW6_1.0, whole genome shotgun sequence window:
- the LOC127081990 gene encoding uncharacterized protein LOC127081990 gives MAYTEEHKVLFGTHMLSEEAEDWWDNTRQILEVVGAEITWTVFRVQFLEKYFPEDVGSKKEIEFLKLKQGNMTVAEYAAKFEELVKARFAHYKSVSERKGKNKSRGKPYSAPTHKGKQMTTDEKKPSGGVTPASVKCHHVMDCKRNAPICYNYDGILLIVIINTGGMHLFVSLDYAEKLGLKLSSMDRSMIVDTPILGLILTLWVCLNFPVTIYGKIFGMDLVCFTLRNLDVILGMNWLEFNHVHINCFAKTVSFSDFDTSDELFVLAKQVNEFVKDDVPVFMVLSSMKAETKVVLDELPVVSDFPEVFPDDISDLPPEHELEFAIGLVPGTSPVSMTPYRMSASELGELKKQLDDLLKKKFVHLSASPWDVSMLLVKKKDSSMRLCVDYQQLNKVTIKNKYPLPRIDDLID, from the exons ATGGCTTATACTGAAGAACATAAGGTTTTGTTCGGTACTCATATGTTGTCTGAagaagctgaagattggtgggataacactcgccaaATACTAGAAGTTGTtggtgctgagatcacttggaCTGTGTTTAGGGTGCAATTCCTGGAGAAGTACTTTCCTGAAGATGTGGGTAGCAAGAAGGAGATTGAATTTCTCAAGCTTAAGCAAGGGAACATGACAGTTGCTGAGTATGCCGCCAAGTTTGAGGAGCTAGTGAA GGCTCGTTTTGCTCACTACAAGAGTGTTAGTGAGAGGAAGGGGAAGAATAAGTCCAGAGGAAAACCATACAGTGCTCCAACTCACAAAGGGAAGCAAATGACTACtgatgagaagaagccaagtgggggagtGACTCCCGCTTCTGTCAAGT GTCACCATGTTATGGATTGTAAGAGAAATGCGCCGATTTGTTATAACTACG ATGGTATTCTTTTGATTGTTATTATTAACACGGGTGGGATGCATTTGTTTGTTTCACTTGATTATGCTGAGAAGTTGGGTTTGAAATTGTCCTCTATGGATAGGAGCATGATCGTTGACACCCCGATTCTGGGTCTGATACTCACTTTGTGGGTTTGTTTGAATTTCCCGGTTACTATATATGGTAAGATATTTGGTATGGATTTAGTGTGTTTTACTTTGAGGAACCTCGATGTTATCCTTGGAATGAACTGGTTGGAGTTCAACCATGTTCATATCAACTGTTTTGCCAAGACAGTGTCATTTTCGGATTTTGATACTAGTGATGAGTTGTTTGTGTTAGCTAAGCAAGTGAATGAGTTCGTGAAGGATGATGTTCCAGTGTTTATGGTATTAAGTTCTATGAAGGCGGAGACTAAGGTTGTGTTGGACGAACTACCTGTGGTGAGTGATTTTCCAGAAGTGTTTCCAGATGATATTAGTGATTTGCCTCCAGAACATGAATTGGAGTTTGCTATAGgcttagtacctggtactagtccAGTGTCGATGACTCCTTACAGGATGTCTGCTTCAGAGTTGGGTGAACTGAAAAAGCAACTGGATGATCTTCTTAAGAAGAAGTTTGTTCATCTGAGTGCTTCTCCATGGGATGTGTCGAtgttgttagtgaagaagaaagatagTAGTATGAGGCTATGTGTGGACTACCAACAGCTAAATAAAGTGACTatcaagaacaagtatccacttccgaggattgatgATCTGATAGATTAG